From Pyrenophora tritici-repentis strain M4 chromosome 1, whole genome shotgun sequence, the proteins below share one genomic window:
- a CDS encoding BRCT domain containing protein encodes MLDGSQGLFVDLSFTIYPNGLSEDDLREIEHAISNARGTIIPFNAPKGRIENLQDINYIISETADFPDYHRALDLMIHVVKPTWIDASIQFGKTKNPRTYSPDPALYMNDVVICCGDIPSGDKEAIEGGVLALGGQVSPSLSKCVTHLIALDVGEPRCQLAISKRLQLAIVLPHWFDDCLKVGRRISERPYKLPNPEILAAADEAGAIPPTRTSQQIRDATTPDPHADPVPPPPHLEAPRAIKAFEGKSVKLGEDLNISSKLRGIITDMIQAGGGSVSSNIDEVDMYICNYREGSDYIKASQLQKDVGNLGWLYYLITHGIWTNPMHRMMHYPRPRHGIPDFNKYKISISSYTGEARVYLENLIKASGAEFTKTFKQENTHLIAAHKNSEKCEAAVEWGVNIVNHLWLEDSYAKCKEMPLTDNRYTYFPSRTNLGEILGQTEIDRDATEKIFYPKQAQSKPAKAIKAASANVHGSSVAPRTSEAPAAEKAKRGKSGGVGDVQTPLPPRRTDGKENDTPGSRGAKDRALSKLHDSAPDIAQFEKEMKRRGGVIHGGRRRTEDEVDDRLKEPKGGRESVSSKRSFDEVDEDDETEDEMTELPAKNKRAKKDKLTPIKFRMLISKDERWTNNPEKESKDKARLRELGLFITDDFKKVDLVCAPQPVRTKKFIAAMACAPTLVSTSYLDYALKNNKLPPAENHLLQAKDFEKANKFRLSEAVERAKQNKHRLLKDWTIFCTEKVAGGFETYKEIIQVNGGKCTLWKGRGMTVSASKRILNTSDKEVSQNQVEDEGDILYLISDADKKEFSNWTKFRELAQKHDMIPRIVKTEWLLNVAMAQYVHWDPQWELTEELVNAAKK; translated from the exons ATGCTAGATGGTTCCCAAGGACTTTTTGTAGATTTGAGTTTCACAATATATCCAAATGGTCTCTCTGAAGATGATTTACGCGAG ATTGAACACGCCATATCCAATGCGCGCGGTACTATCATTCCCTTCAATGCGCCCAAAGGCCGAATTGAGAACCTCCAAGACATCAATTACATCATCTCTGAGACGGCCGACTTTCCTGACTACCACCGCGCCCTTGATCTCATGATACATGTCGTCAAGCCAACATGGATTGACGCGTCGATACAATTCGGGAAGACCAAGAATCCAAGAACATACAGCCCGGACCCCGCGCTATACATGAACGATGTTGTTATATGCTGTGGAGATATCCCCAGCGGAGACAAAGAAGCAATCGAAGGCGGCGTGCTGGCATTGGGTGGGCAGGTTTCACCAAGTCTGTCCAAATGTGTGACACATCTTATCGCGCTGGACGTGGGCGAACCGCGATGTCAGCTCGCCATTAGTAAACGCCTCCAGCTTGCGATTGTATTGCCGCATTG GTTTGATGACTGCCTCAAGGTCGGCCGTAGGATATCAGAGCGCCCCTACAAGTTGCCCAACCCCGAAATCCTGGCTGCCGCCGACGAAGCAGGCGCGATCCCACCCACACGAACAAGCCAACAAATCAGAGATGCGACGACTCCTGACCCCCATGCCGATCCTGTACCACCGCCACCTCACCTGGAAGCTCCTCGCGCGATCAAGGCTTTCGAGGGGAAGAGTGTCAAGCTCGGCGAAGACCTGAATATCAGCAGCAAGCTTAGGGGAATAATCACGGACATGATCCAGGCTGGAGGTGGCAGTGTCTCTTCGAATATTGACGAGGTTGACATGTACATTTGCAACTATCGAGAAGGCTCCGACTATATCAAGGCTTCGCAATTGCAGAAAGACGTTGGCAATTTGGGCTGGTTATACTACCTAATCACACACGGTATCTGGACAAATCCAATGCACCGGATGATGCATTACCCGCGACCACGCCACGGCATTCCTGATTTCAACAAATACAAAATCAGCATTTCCAGCTATACGGGCGAAGCAAGGGTATACCTGGAGAATTTGATCAAGGCTTCGGGCGCAGAATTCACAAAGACATTCAAGCAGGAAAACACACACCTCATCGCGGCACACAAGAACAGCGAGAAGTGCGAAGCTGCCGTAGAATGGGGTGTGAACATCGTCAACCACCTGTGGCTTGAAGATTCTTACGCCAAATGTAAGGAGATGCCACTCACAGACAACCGGTATACATACTTCCCATCGCGGACCAACCTAGGAGAGATTCTGGGTCAGACCGAGATTGACCGCGACGCTACCGAGAAGATCTTCTACCCCAAGCAAGCACAATCAAAGCCCGCAAAAGCAATCAAGGCAGCATCTGCAAATGTTCATGGATCGAGTGTAGCGCCAAGGACAAGTGAAGCACCTGCCGCTGAGAAGGCCAAGCGTGGGAAATCAGGGGGGGTAGGCGATGTACAGACACCATTACCACCTCGACGTACCGATGGCAAAGAGAACGACACACCAGGTAGTCGCGGGGCAAAGGACCGGGCACTGTCAAAGCTCCACGATTCCGCACCAGACATCGCCCAgtttgagaaagagatgAAGCGCAGAGGGGGTGTCATACATGGCGGGCGCCGACGAACAGAAGATGAAGTCGACGATCGGTTGAAGGAACCCAAGGGTGGTCGTGAGTCCGTTTCAAGCAAACGCTCGTTTGACGAAgtcgacgaggacgacgagacTGAGGATGAGATGACGGAGCTTCCTGCGAAGAACAAGCGCGCCAAGAAGGACAAGCTCACGCCTATCAAGTTCCGCATGTTGATCTCCAAGGACGAACGATGGACCAACAACCCTGAGAAGGAGTCAAAGGACAAAGCGCGCCTCCGAGAGCTTGGCCTATTCATCACAGACGATTTCAAGAAAGTAGATTTGGTCTGTGCACCACAGCCAGTTCGGACGAAGAAGTTTATTGCGGCAATGGCTTGTGCGCCTACGCTGGTCTCGACGAGTTATCTCGATTATGCGCTCAAGAACAACAAGCTTCCACCGGCGGAGAACCATCTGCTCCAGGCTAAAGACTTTGAAAAGGCCAACAAATTCCGGTTATCAGAAGCCGTCGAGCGTGCGAAGCAGAATAAGCACCGCCTTCTGAAGGACTGGACCATTTTCTGCACTGAGAAGGTAGCTGGTGGCTTCGAAACGTACAAGGAAATCATACAAGTCAACGGCGGAAAGTGCACGCTATGGAAGGGTCGCGGAATGACTGTTTCTGCATCCAAGCGCATATTAAACACCTCTGACAAGGAGGTTAGCCAAAACCAAGTCGAAGATGAAGGGGATATCCTGTATCTCATATCTGATGCCGACAAGAAGGAGTTCAGCAATTGGACCAAGTTCCGTGAGCTAGCCCAGAAGCACGACATGATTCCGCGCATTGTAAAGACCGAGTGGTTGCTGAATGTCGCCATGGCGCAATATGTACATTGGGATCCGCAATGGGAGCTCACCGAAGAACTTGTCAATGCTGCGAAGAAATGA